Below is a genomic region from Astatotilapia calliptera chromosome 2, fAstCal1.2, whole genome shotgun sequence.
ATCAGATGCATTTGACAGTGTGGTGTAAAAGGTCCATGTTACCCCCTACACTGACTGAAATTTCTACAAGGTCACTAAAAAGAGAGAATACCAACATGAATGCGTTGTGGGTCATACTGCTTCTTCTTCATCGAGGATGTAAgtgctttattattttattaacgtTATTTTCAACATATAAGTACGTTGGCTTTATCGTTCACTTTTACCTGGTGCTTTCCTGCATCATTGTGACTTAATGTTTTagattttgtatgttttctttCATATTAGACACACTTATTCCAGTAACTACAGTTCAACTCGGTGAACCTGCAACTTTGCTGTGTGACCTGCCTAAGACCGAGTACAGGCGTAGAGTCGACTGGTACAAGCAGAGTCCTGGAGACTCTCTGCAAAggatttggacagtgaaggactCTGCAGAACCTGCCTTTGCACCTGAGTTCAAAAACTCAAAATGGGATGTTAATTATGACAAGAATCTGACCAACCTGACCATTTTGAGGACAAGACAAGAGGACGAGGGAATCTATCACTGCGGATTCACAGCGTGGCTCCAAGATACCAAATGGACTGCGACATATTTGTTAGTAAAAGGTAATAATGTGATTCTTCTATAACATTTTGCTTCAGCAACTAAAACTTTATCACATAAATACTAAAGATAATAATTTATCAATGAgcatgtttagaaaaaaaaatcactaaactttcaatttaaatattttcaaatattaTTAAATTTACCTTTAAGATACATttgatttggggttttttttatgtttccagTGATCCTTAAGTGAAATATATCTTTTAAGTAACACATGTTGAAACTAttgttctatttttctttcagtaTTCTTTATAATCACATttgttaatatatttattttgacaGGAAACACCCAGAGAACATCGAACTATTCTGTTGTTCAAAGGAAAATAGCCCCTCCAGGAGGCTCAGTCACTCTTCATTGTTCACTCCTCTCTAATTTTGATAACAAGACATGTTCCGGAGGTCTCAGTATGTTCTGGTTTAGAGAAGGATCAAATCCATCTCATCCTAGCATCATCTACACTGATGGAAACAGACATCATGAATGTGGGAGTAACTCTGCGACTCAGCAGAGTTGTGTTTATCAGTTCAATAAAAGTATTAGCTCCTCAGAAGAAGGGACTTACTATTGTGCTGTGGCCACATGTGGGAAGATATTGTTTGGAAAAGGAACTAAACTTCAAGGTACTGGTTTCATTTATCTGTTTCTTAGAATATCAGAAAaataagtgccttttgtttcacGTTCATAGTGATTTCATAGaaggtaaaatttaaaaaaggtaattttgtaatttatattgtccttaaatttatttttgttgtttttttacctttaatttAGTTCCTGGGTGCAGCGTGTGGTCACAGAGTGCCACTACAGTTATTTTTCTGCTATGTCCCATCTTGGTTCTGATTGTTGTTGCTTTCCTCGCTTACGCAATCAAGAAAACCAACAGTGATTATTGCAAAGGTAATCAAAGTTCATAGCTGTCTGTGAAGTTAACAAAATGGatgaatgttacatttctaaTAATTATTTATATGTTCTATATTCAAGCTACTATCCTGGAGAAAAACTCTGGTGATTTCAAAAGACAACAGGTAAAGTAAATAATGGTACATCGGTCatgttgtgtttattttgtgttaaacAATTTTTCATTAGGACTCACAAAAGCTGAGCTAATATGCCTTGAATTCATATtctaaaaaacataatttgtgcATTACTTTGACAA
It encodes:
- the LOC113028533 gene encoding uncharacterized protein LOC113028533; its protein translation is MNALWVILLLLHRGYTLIPVTTVQLGEPATLLCDLPKTEYRRRVDWYKQSPGDSLQRIWTVKDSAEPAFAPEFKNSKWDVNYDKNLTNLTILRTRQEDEGIYHCGFTAWLQDTKWTATYLLVKGNTQRTSNYSVVQRKIAPPGGSVTLHCSLLSNFDNKTCSGGLSMFWFREGSNPSHPSIIYTDGNRHHECGSNSATQQSCVYQFNKSISSSEEGTYYCAVATCGKILFGKGTKLQVPGCSVWSQSATTVIFLLCPILVLIVVAFLAYAIKKTNSDYCKATILEKNSGDFKRQQEKDTSVFSAVIFTVIQDKKNIKAVKRQQISMNFGPD